TCCCGGGGTAGCCAGCAGGTCTTTCAGAAACTGATCCGGCATCATTTCCTCCTGTTCACTGATCGACGAGCGGATATTCGTACAAGCCCAATTGTTTCTCAGGTTCCATTGTTCCGTGCCGGCGACCACATGGCAAATGTTAAGAACCTGTGTCGATGCAGGTCCGCTTCGTTGAACCGCGGACTTAGATGTCTCACCAACACTCCGGGTGGAGTCATGAGTCCGGCAGCATGACTGTTCGTTGACCGTCGACGCACAGCCTTCCGGATGTGACCTGGCGAATTGCCTCAGGGTATGCGATCTGTTCCTGCTCAAACACCAGAGCAGCAAGTTGCTCTGGTGTTGCGTGATCCGGAATCGTGACGGAGCGTTGAACAATAATCGGTCCGTGGTCGTACTCGTTGTCTACAAAATGCACTGTGCAGCCGGATACCTGCACTCCGCGTTTTATGGCTGCCTGGTGGACTCGATTTCCGTAAAATCCTTGACCGCTGAATGCGGGGATCAATGAAGGATGAATATTGAGAACTCGCAGTGCAAAATCATCGGGGATTTTTAAAAGGCACAGAAATCCGGCCATCACGACCAGGTCGACAGACTGTTCTCTCATTCGATCAAAGACGGCATCACTGAACGATTCCACGGAATCAAAACGGCTACGCTGAAGGGTTTGGCAGACAAGTCCGGCCGTTCGGGCGCGATCGATTCCGATACAGTCCGACCGGCTGGCTAAAACCACAGGGATTTCTGCTGACAGGCTGCCGTCCTGAATTCTGTCTGCGAGATTGAGCATGGTCCGGCCGCCGCCGCTGATGAGAGTACCCAGGCGGACCGGCCGGTCGGTGATTTCAGGAAGTCGTTTCAAGTGAAAGTCCCGAGTTGTGCCGGTTTCAGAGACCATGTCGGAGTGATGTGACCTCAGTTTGCCGTTTTTTGTTCACGGTACACAGACAACAACGGAGTCCCGGCATGTGGAAACAAGGTCACTGGCAAACCGGGGCAGGGCAGCGGGATTGTCGGGAAATCGAGCCGCTGATTCCGGATGTCATACATCATAACCGGATGTGTACCGGGAAACCCGGGGAGCGTAACGACCTTCCTGTATGGATTCAAACTCCGGCCGGTCAGTAATACGATCCATCAGATTCCTTCTTTCACGGCGGTCTCGCTGCGCCCG
This Fuerstiella sp. DNA region includes the following protein-coding sequences:
- the purN gene encoding phosphoribosylglycinamide formyltransferase — its product is MKRLPEITDRPVRLGTLISGGGRTMLNLADRIQDGSLSAEIPVVLASRSDCIGIDRARTAGLVCQTLQRSRFDSVESFSDAVFDRMREQSVDLVVMAGFLCLLKIPDDFALRVLNIHPSLIPAFSGQGFYGNRVHQAAIKRGVQVSGCTVHFVDNEYDHGPIIVQRSVTIPDHATPEQLAALVFEQEQIAYPEAIRQVTSGRLCVDGQRTVMLPDS